A portion of the Sabethes cyaneus chromosome 3, idSabCyanKW18_F2, whole genome shotgun sequence genome contains these proteins:
- the LOC128744714 gene encoding Golgi apparatus protein 1 isoform X1, with protein sequence MASKVYHHGSSGRCNRKRKMEASGFSLAVVLFLSITSGIATNTNSGGPQMIKLLEEEACTQLRDLCSSVPNGAEDLKALECVQNLPREQLEALTDPCQQLIWSHTLELMDDRNIQRLVHKGCPKHFDKFDCTVKAEPGQYLSCVIDQRDLVKGNGCREYIQRLEYVAFSDYRLIGRFLKDCKRDIESLNCGRIGSDKVSQGETISCLQNHLDNLNGECKRGVLHLSEIQTDDLKLDRQLFLSCAVDAIRFCPSIPPGSQLVLKCLMKNRNDVGMTEHCQKQLLRRERLIAHDYKLSKGLTRACKEDIKQYHCRRGVSDDKDVRLAQILLCLEAIQKNNSKLSHDCVSEINDHRRMLMEDYKLSPEILTGCADDIDKFCSNLDAGGKTIHCLMDHARPKKKKERRVTDTCQRALESLVKVADVGEDWRVDPVLRKACKPVVDVACSDTEGGDARVMSCLMEKLGTNFMNAECESALLQIEYFVARDFKLDPQLYRNCKDDAIRFCKAKKTWADLDNAQMDPDRGPLILPCLHRYAYHPEKDMQLKQECFQEVKRVMRQRARSVDLIPEVEDECIDDLAFFCSDKTGKGEEMLCLQENLEKLQQKCKDAVSSYTEEEAAHVELNPVIMAVCGDAMQKHCAEILKTGKDEGDVMECLISYKNDPDMRNDVKCRSAIEHFQIISLKNYHFTYKFKEACRPYVTRFCPHSNTKYDVVACLSEIMRNDTIKGAKHSVPKECRQQVRAQLYQQRENIDFDPKLKAACREEIIAYCFNIPHGSGQVNRNNVLECLQTHNGKLGPQCEHMLFAIKKSELTDSATDYVLLNTCREMIRQYCHDTDPAAMLGCLKIHKDENLFDSKCHLVVVNRMIEQNMDYRFNPTLQTACSKDIADHCTEIVAGAQANEELNGKVIGCLKIKFREGKLHTDCEKQMTEVLHEQALNYKLNPLLQSVCQDEIQVLCGSTIDAGAVEDHGKVEECLKQAFIDKKLINRACKVEVAELIQEGKADIYADPMLQRACAVDLLKYCSNVQSGNGRLLKCLEVILQDESKALDDDCKNTLLKRMEMFRNAAVVIPQPESLSQLYNQMAESPIRYSVALLMLSFLSFIFIIGLMLGRVTRRTIAQKNK encoded by the exons ATGGCAAGCAAAGTTTACCATCACGGCAGCAGCGGTAGATGCAACAGGAAGAGAAAAATGGAAGCATCCGGCTTTTCTCTTGCGGTGGTGTTATTTCTGTCGATAACTAGCGGTATTGCCACGAATACCAACTCCGGTGGTCCACAAATGATCAAGTTGCTGGAAGAGGAAGCTTGCACGCAACTTCGGGATCTGTGCTCGAGTGTGCCAAACGGTGCGGAAGATCTGAAAGCTTTGGAGTGCGTTCAGAATTTACCCCGGGAGCAACTGGAAGCGCTGACCGACCCCTGCCAGCAGCTTATCTGGAGCCACACGCTGGAGTTGATGGACGATCGGAACATTCAACGGCTGGTGCATAAGg GCTGTCCAAAACATTTTGACAAATTCGACTGCACGGTTAAAGCGGAACCGGGACAATATTTGTCTTGCGTAATCGACCAGCGAGATCTGGTCAAAGGAAACGGATGTCGAGAATATATTCAGCGGCTTGAGTATGTTGCCTTTTCCGATTATCGGTTGATAGGACGTTTTCTTAAGGACTGTAAAAGAGACATTGAATCACTGAACTGCGGAAGGATTGgcagtgacaaagtttcccaaGGGGAAACTATATCCTGTCTTCAGAATCATTTGGACAATTTAAACGGTGAATGTAAGCGGGGTGTTTTGCATCTGTCGGAAATTCAAACCGACGACCTGAAGCTGGATCGACAGCTATTTCTATCGTGCGCTGTTGACGCAATTCGTTTCTGTCCATCAATTCCGCCTGGTTCGCAACTGGTGCTGAAATGTTTGATGAAAAATCGAAATGATGTCGGAATGACGGAACACTGTCAAAAGCAGCTTTTACGAAGAGAGCGACTAATCGCGCACGATTATAAACTGAGCAAAGGGTTGACTCGGGCTTGTAAGGAGGACATTAAGCAGTATCATTGTCGGCGCGGTGTTTCAGATGACAAGGACGTTCGATTGGCGCAGATTCTGCTTTGCTTGGAAGCAATACAGAAGAATAACTCGAAGTTGAGCCACGATTGCGTATCGGAGATCAACGACCATCGTCGAATGCTAATGGAAGACTACAAACTTTCGCCGGAGATTCTCACGGGATGCGCGGATGACATCGACAAGTTTTGCAGTAATCTGGACGCGGGTGGGAAAACCATCCACTGCCTGATGGATCATGCCAgaccgaaaaagaagaaggaacGAAGGGTGACGGACACCTGCCAGAGAGCGCTGGAATCGCTGGTCAAAGTTGCCGATGTTGGCGAGGACTGGCGTGTCGATCCGGTGCTGCGGAAAGCTTGCAAGCCGGTCGTGGACGTTGCCTGTAGTGACACCGAAGGTGGAGACGCTCGGGTTATGTCGTGTTTGATGGAAAAATTGGGAACAAACTTCATGAATGCAGAATGCGAGTCGGCTTTGCTGCAGATTGAGTACTTTGTTGCCAGAGATTTCAAGCTAGATCCGCAGCTGTACAG AAATTGCAAAGACGATGCCATTCGGTTCTGTAAGGCAAAGAAAACCTGGGCTGATTTGGATAATGCTCAAATGGATCCGGACCGCGGTCCGTTGATTCTGCCGTGCTTGCATCGGTATGCGTACCACCCGGAAAAGGATATGCAACTCAAACAGGAGTGTTTCCAGGAAGTAAAACGGGTCATGCGACAGCGGGCTCGCTCGGTCGATCTGATTCCTGAAGTCGAGGACGAATGTATTGACGATTTGGCCTTCTTCTGCTCGGACAAGACCGGCAAAGGAGAGGAGATGCTCTGTCTGCAAGAGAATCTAGAAAAGCTACAGCAGAAATGTAAAGATGCCGTCAGCAGCTACACCGAAGAAGAAGCAGCTCATGTAGAATTAAATCCGGTAATAATGGCTGTTTGTGGTGATGCCATGCAAAAACACTGCGCAGAAATCCTGAAAACTGGTAAAGACGAAGGCGATGTGATGGAGTGTCTGATTTCATACAAGAACGATCCAGATATGCGTAACGATGTCAAGTGTCGTTCGGCTATCGAACACTTCCAGATTATTTCCTTGAAAAACTATCACTTTACGTACAAATTCAAGGAAGCCTGTCGTCCTTATGTGACCCGATTCTGTCCCCACAGCAACACCAAGTATGATGTAGTCGCTTGCCTAAGTGAAATCATGCGAAACGACACCATCAAGGGCGCTAAGCATTCTGTTCCGAAGGAATGTCGCCAGCAGGTTCGGGCTCAGCTCTATCAACAACGAGAAAATATTGACTTCGATCCCAAGCTGAAAGCTGCCTGCCGGGAAGAGATCATCGCGTATTGCTTCAACATACCTCACGGATCCGGACAGGTGAATAGGAACAAT GTTTTGGAATGCCTTCAAACTCACAACGGCAAACTGGGTCCACAGTGCGAGCACATGTTGTTCGCAATCAAAAAATCCGAACTGACCGATAGCGCAACCGATTATGTGTTACTGAATACCTGCAGAGAGATGATTCGTCAGTACTGCCATGATACCGACCCGGCCGCTATGCTGGGATGTTTGAAGATACACAAGGACGAGAATCTGTTCGATAGCAAGTGCCACCTGGTGGTAGTGAATCGTATGATTGAGCAAAACATGGACTATCGTTTTAATCCAACACTGCAGACGGCCTGCTCGAAAGACATTGCCGATCATTGTACGGAAATAGTAGCTGGTGCCCAAGCCAACGAGGAACTTAACGGGAAAGTAATAGGGTGCTTGAAAATCAAATTCCGTGAAGGAAAACTGCACACTGATTGTGAAAAACAGATGACCGAAGTGTTACACGAGCAAGCGCTCAACTATAAGTTGAATCCCCTGCTGCAAAGTGTGTGCCAGGATGAGATTCAGGTTTTGTGCGGTTCCACAATAGACGCAGGGGCGGTGGAAGATCACGGAAAGGTTGAAGAATGTCTCAAACAGGCATTTATTGACAAAAAGTTGATTAACCGCGCATGTAAGGTAGAGGTCGCCGAACTAATCCAGGAAGGTAAAGCCGATATCTACGCTGATCCGATGTTGCAGCGAGCTTGTGCTGTAGATTTGCTCAAATATTGTTCGAACGTACAAAGCGGAAACGGAAGGC TGTTGAAATGCCTGGAAGTAATTTTACAGGACGAATCGAAAGCATTGGACGACGATTGTAAAAACACGCTGCTCAAAAGAATGGAAATGTTCCGAAATGCTGCTGTG GTCATTCcccagccggaaagcctcagccaGCTGTACAACCAGATGGCAGAGTCGCCAATACGGTACTCCGTCGCACTGCTAATGTTGAGCTTCTTGagttttattttcatcatcggGCTGATGCTCGGTCGTGTCACACGACGGACAATAGCCCAGAAGAATAAATAG
- the LOC128744714 gene encoding Golgi apparatus protein 1 isoform X2 encodes MASKVYHHGSSGRCNRKRKMEASGFSLAVVLFLSITSGIATNTNSGGPQMIKLLEEEACTQLRDLCSSVPNGAEDLKALECVQNLPREQLEALTDPCQQLIWSHTLELMDDRNIQRLVHKGCPKHFDKFDCTVKAEPGQYLSCVIDQRDLVKGNGCREYIQRLEYVAFSDYRLIGRFLKDCKRDIESLNCGRIGSDKVSQGETISCLQNHLDNLNGECKRGVLHLSEIQTDDLKLDRQLFLSCAVDAIRFCPSIPPGSQLVLKCLMKNRNDVGMTEHCQKQLLRRERLIAHDYKLSKGLTRACKEDIKQYHCRRGVSDDKDVRLAQILLCLEAIQKNNSKLSHDCVSEINDHRRMLMEDYKLSPEILTGCADDIDKFCSNLDAGGKTIHCLMDHARPKKKKERRVTDTCQRALESLVKVADVGEDWRVDPVLRKACKPVVDVACSDTEGGDARVMSCLMEKLGTNFMNAECESALLQIEYFVARDFKLDPQLYRNCKDDAIRFCKAKKTWADLDNAQMDPDRGPLILPCLHRYAYHPEKDMQLKQECFQEVKRVMRQRARSVDLIPEVEDECIDDLAFFCSDKTGKGEEMLCLQENLEKLQQKCKDAVSSYTEEEAAHVELNPVIMAVCGDAMQKHCAEILKTGKDEGDVMECLISYKNDPDMRNDVKCRSAIEHFQIISLKNYHFTYKFKEACRPYVTRFCPHSNTKYDVVACLSEIMRNDTIKGAKHSVPKECRQQVRAQLYQQRENIDFDPKLKAACREEIIAYCFNIPHGSGQVLECLQTHNGKLGPQCEHMLFAIKKSELTDSATDYVLLNTCREMIRQYCHDTDPAAMLGCLKIHKDENLFDSKCHLVVVNRMIEQNMDYRFNPTLQTACSKDIADHCTEIVAGAQANEELNGKVIGCLKIKFREGKLHTDCEKQMTEVLHEQALNYKLNPLLQSVCQDEIQVLCGSTIDAGAVEDHGKVEECLKQAFIDKKLINRACKVEVAELIQEGKADIYADPMLQRACAVDLLKYCSNVQSGNGRLLKCLEVILQDESKALDDDCKNTLLKRMEMFRNAAVVIPQPESLSQLYNQMAESPIRYSVALLMLSFLSFIFIIGLMLGRVTRRTIAQKNK; translated from the exons ATGGCAAGCAAAGTTTACCATCACGGCAGCAGCGGTAGATGCAACAGGAAGAGAAAAATGGAAGCATCCGGCTTTTCTCTTGCGGTGGTGTTATTTCTGTCGATAACTAGCGGTATTGCCACGAATACCAACTCCGGTGGTCCACAAATGATCAAGTTGCTGGAAGAGGAAGCTTGCACGCAACTTCGGGATCTGTGCTCGAGTGTGCCAAACGGTGCGGAAGATCTGAAAGCTTTGGAGTGCGTTCAGAATTTACCCCGGGAGCAACTGGAAGCGCTGACCGACCCCTGCCAGCAGCTTATCTGGAGCCACACGCTGGAGTTGATGGACGATCGGAACATTCAACGGCTGGTGCATAAGg GCTGTCCAAAACATTTTGACAAATTCGACTGCACGGTTAAAGCGGAACCGGGACAATATTTGTCTTGCGTAATCGACCAGCGAGATCTGGTCAAAGGAAACGGATGTCGAGAATATATTCAGCGGCTTGAGTATGTTGCCTTTTCCGATTATCGGTTGATAGGACGTTTTCTTAAGGACTGTAAAAGAGACATTGAATCACTGAACTGCGGAAGGATTGgcagtgacaaagtttcccaaGGGGAAACTATATCCTGTCTTCAGAATCATTTGGACAATTTAAACGGTGAATGTAAGCGGGGTGTTTTGCATCTGTCGGAAATTCAAACCGACGACCTGAAGCTGGATCGACAGCTATTTCTATCGTGCGCTGTTGACGCAATTCGTTTCTGTCCATCAATTCCGCCTGGTTCGCAACTGGTGCTGAAATGTTTGATGAAAAATCGAAATGATGTCGGAATGACGGAACACTGTCAAAAGCAGCTTTTACGAAGAGAGCGACTAATCGCGCACGATTATAAACTGAGCAAAGGGTTGACTCGGGCTTGTAAGGAGGACATTAAGCAGTATCATTGTCGGCGCGGTGTTTCAGATGACAAGGACGTTCGATTGGCGCAGATTCTGCTTTGCTTGGAAGCAATACAGAAGAATAACTCGAAGTTGAGCCACGATTGCGTATCGGAGATCAACGACCATCGTCGAATGCTAATGGAAGACTACAAACTTTCGCCGGAGATTCTCACGGGATGCGCGGATGACATCGACAAGTTTTGCAGTAATCTGGACGCGGGTGGGAAAACCATCCACTGCCTGATGGATCATGCCAgaccgaaaaagaagaaggaacGAAGGGTGACGGACACCTGCCAGAGAGCGCTGGAATCGCTGGTCAAAGTTGCCGATGTTGGCGAGGACTGGCGTGTCGATCCGGTGCTGCGGAAAGCTTGCAAGCCGGTCGTGGACGTTGCCTGTAGTGACACCGAAGGTGGAGACGCTCGGGTTATGTCGTGTTTGATGGAAAAATTGGGAACAAACTTCATGAATGCAGAATGCGAGTCGGCTTTGCTGCAGATTGAGTACTTTGTTGCCAGAGATTTCAAGCTAGATCCGCAGCTGTACAG AAATTGCAAAGACGATGCCATTCGGTTCTGTAAGGCAAAGAAAACCTGGGCTGATTTGGATAATGCTCAAATGGATCCGGACCGCGGTCCGTTGATTCTGCCGTGCTTGCATCGGTATGCGTACCACCCGGAAAAGGATATGCAACTCAAACAGGAGTGTTTCCAGGAAGTAAAACGGGTCATGCGACAGCGGGCTCGCTCGGTCGATCTGATTCCTGAAGTCGAGGACGAATGTATTGACGATTTGGCCTTCTTCTGCTCGGACAAGACCGGCAAAGGAGAGGAGATGCTCTGTCTGCAAGAGAATCTAGAAAAGCTACAGCAGAAATGTAAAGATGCCGTCAGCAGCTACACCGAAGAAGAAGCAGCTCATGTAGAATTAAATCCGGTAATAATGGCTGTTTGTGGTGATGCCATGCAAAAACACTGCGCAGAAATCCTGAAAACTGGTAAAGACGAAGGCGATGTGATGGAGTGTCTGATTTCATACAAGAACGATCCAGATATGCGTAACGATGTCAAGTGTCGTTCGGCTATCGAACACTTCCAGATTATTTCCTTGAAAAACTATCACTTTACGTACAAATTCAAGGAAGCCTGTCGTCCTTATGTGACCCGATTCTGTCCCCACAGCAACACCAAGTATGATGTAGTCGCTTGCCTAAGTGAAATCATGCGAAACGACACCATCAAGGGCGCTAAGCATTCTGTTCCGAAGGAATGTCGCCAGCAGGTTCGGGCTCAGCTCTATCAACAACGAGAAAATATTGACTTCGATCCCAAGCTGAAAGCTGCCTGCCGGGAAGAGATCATCGCGTATTGCTTCAACATACCTCACGGATCCGGACAG GTTTTGGAATGCCTTCAAACTCACAACGGCAAACTGGGTCCACAGTGCGAGCACATGTTGTTCGCAATCAAAAAATCCGAACTGACCGATAGCGCAACCGATTATGTGTTACTGAATACCTGCAGAGAGATGATTCGTCAGTACTGCCATGATACCGACCCGGCCGCTATGCTGGGATGTTTGAAGATACACAAGGACGAGAATCTGTTCGATAGCAAGTGCCACCTGGTGGTAGTGAATCGTATGATTGAGCAAAACATGGACTATCGTTTTAATCCAACACTGCAGACGGCCTGCTCGAAAGACATTGCCGATCATTGTACGGAAATAGTAGCTGGTGCCCAAGCCAACGAGGAACTTAACGGGAAAGTAATAGGGTGCTTGAAAATCAAATTCCGTGAAGGAAAACTGCACACTGATTGTGAAAAACAGATGACCGAAGTGTTACACGAGCAAGCGCTCAACTATAAGTTGAATCCCCTGCTGCAAAGTGTGTGCCAGGATGAGATTCAGGTTTTGTGCGGTTCCACAATAGACGCAGGGGCGGTGGAAGATCACGGAAAGGTTGAAGAATGTCTCAAACAGGCATTTATTGACAAAAAGTTGATTAACCGCGCATGTAAGGTAGAGGTCGCCGAACTAATCCAGGAAGGTAAAGCCGATATCTACGCTGATCCGATGTTGCAGCGAGCTTGTGCTGTAGATTTGCTCAAATATTGTTCGAACGTACAAAGCGGAAACGGAAGGC TGTTGAAATGCCTGGAAGTAATTTTACAGGACGAATCGAAAGCATTGGACGACGATTGTAAAAACACGCTGCTCAAAAGAATGGAAATGTTCCGAAATGCTGCTGTG GTCATTCcccagccggaaagcctcagccaGCTGTACAACCAGATGGCAGAGTCGCCAATACGGTACTCCGTCGCACTGCTAATGTTGAGCTTCTTGagttttattttcatcatcggGCTGATGCTCGGTCGTGTCACACGACGGACAATAGCCCAGAAGAATAAATAG
- the LOC128744356 gene encoding acetyl-CoA acetyltransferase: MTSSGEVFIVSAARTPIGNFLGAISSLSAAELGGVVVKEVIARANVPAADVDEVILGQSLTAGQGQNPARQASLAAGVPKEVPAFLINMLCGSGLKTVSLGYQAIRSGDASIVVAGGQESMSKAPHALHLRGGTKMGEAKMTDTMLSDGLTDFFHDIHMGVTAENVAKECGITREQQDASAVESQRRAAEATQKGYFKDEIVAVQVPGRKETVTFDKDEFPKPGTTLEGLAKLKPCFIKDGTVTPGNASGVNDSAAAVLLMSGEEVKKRGAKPLAKVVAFAQTGICPKTMGAAPISAVQKVLSKAGWKVGDVDLFELNEAFAAQAIAVNNGLGVDPKKVNINGGAIALGHPIGASGCRVLVTLLYALKRTGGKKGVASLCIGGGMGVALAVEMV, translated from the exons ATGACGTCATCAGGAGAGGTTTTTATTGTCTCAGCCGCCAGGACACCGATTG GCAACTTCCTTGGCGCCATATCATCGCTCAGCGCAGCTGAGCTGGGCGGCGTTGTAGTGAAAGAGGTCATCGCACGGGCAAACGTTCCAGCAGCCGACGTTGATGAAGTTATTCTTGGTCAATCGCTGACAGCCGGTCAGGGTCAAAATCCGGCCCGGCAGGCTTCTCTCGCAGCCGGTGTACCGAAAGAAGTCCCCGCCTTCCTGATTAACATGTTGTGCGGTTCGGGGCTGAAAACAGTCTCACTGGGCTACCAGGCGATCCGATCCGGAGACGCCAGCATAGTAGTCGCCGGTGGCCAAGAGAGCATGTCGAAGGCACCGCATGCATTGCATCTGCGCGGGGGTACCAAAATGGGTGAGGCAAAAATGACCGACACCATGCTGAGCGATGGATTGACGGATTTTTTCCACGACATCCACATGGGAGTGACCGCCGAGAATGTTGCCAAGGAATGTGGCATCACTAGAGAACAGCAAGATGCATCTGCTGTCGAAAGCCAAAGGCGGGCTGCCGAGGCCACACAGAAGGGATACTTCAAAGATGAGATTGTTGCCGTTCAGGTTCCTGGAAGAAAGGAAACGGTCACTTTCGATAAGGACGAGTTTCCCAAACCGGGAACTACGCTGGAAGGCCTAGCCAAGCTGAAGCCTTGCTTTATCAAAGACGGTACTGTTACACCAGGAAACGCCTCCGGCGTAAATGACTCTGCTGCAGCTGTGCTGCTCATGTCTGGCGAGGAGGTGAAGAAACGTGGAGCTAAACCATTAGCGAAAGTTGTTGCGTTTGCTCAGACAGGTATATGTCCGAAGACGATGGGCGCGGCACCGATCAGTGCGGTACAAAAAGTG TTGTCGAAAGCCGGATGGAAGGTAGGAGACGTTGATCTTTTTGAATTGAATGAGGCTTTTGCTGCCCAAGCGATAGCGGTCAACAATGGTCTAGGAGTTGATCCGAAAAAAGTCAACATTAATGGTGGAGCTATCGCTCTGGGCCATCCGATCGGGGCATCAG GATGTCGCGTTTTGGTTACCTTGTTGTATGCTCTAAAGAGGACCGGTGGAAAGAAAGGCGTGGCTTCGCTCTGCATCGGTGGTGGAATGGGCGTAGCTTTGGCCGTTGAAATGGTTTAG